GGATATCAATAACCGCAACTCGACAAATCGCTATATCGGCTTGGTTCTGGAAAAACGATTCGGAAGACATCAGCTCGAAACCCTGTATCGGTACGAAACAAATGATGCGATCGATCCACGTTACGACTATTGGACTACAACATACAGCGTGCAGTACACGCTCCCGATTCGGAAGTTGAGGTCAAGTTTTGAAGTAAGCTTCAAGCCCCGTAAATACGAGAGTCGCACCTTTGAGATTGAGCTCGATGATGACACCGAGATTGAAGTGTTGCGAGAAGACAAAAAATGGAGCTTTGAAGCGGATGTCGCCATTCCGATCGGCGATCATTTGCGTCTGATTCCCTGCTATGAGTATGAAACTCGTACATCGAACGATCCGGACAAACACTATCACGCTCATCTCTTTACGAGCCGCTTGGTTTACTGGTGGTGATTTGAAATGAAAAGTATTCCCACCGCAAACGGCTCACCACGCATCGCTGTTTTTACGCATGACGCCTATGGCCTTGGCCACATCCGGCGTTGCTCCCATATCGTTCAAAAACTTTCTGAGAGCGCTCCGAATTCTTCGATTCTATTAGTAACTGGTTCTCCCGCAGTTCAGATGTTGAAGTCATTTCCACCCAACGCGGATTACGTGAAGATTCCTACTGTCGTGACATCAGGCGTTCAGGGATCGAAACCTCCGATGCTTTCGATTGGTCTTGCCGAGCTCTCCTTACTGCGACGCCGCATGATTCAAGAAACAATTACGACTTTTGCTCCCGATGTATTTCTTGTTGATAACTTTCCGCTCGGCTCCAGACTGGAGCTTCTGCCAACTTTGATGGAACTCCGGAAAAGCTCCACCCGAATTCTATTAGGACTCCGCGATGTCGCAGATCCACCGCAACAACTGAGGAACGACTGGAGCCGTGACGGCATCTATGAAGTACTGGAACGCTACTACGATCGTATTCTTGTTTATGGTGTGCCGCAGGTGCTCGATGTCGTTGATGCTTATGGCTTCAGCGATCATTTGGCTTCGAAAGTTCATTATTGTGGTTATGTGACTGCGGAATCTTTTTGCCTGCAACCAGCGGAAGAAGTTCGGGAAGATCTCGGATTCGATGGACCCTTTGCCGTTGCGACTGTAGGTGGTGGCGGAGATGGATTTCCACTCTTAAAAATCTTTCTAAATGCCATGCGGTTGTTACCGGAGATATCGGCCTTCGTGATTCTTGGTGAATTTATGAGCGACGCCGATAAAAGCGAATTGCGCATGCAAGCGGAGGGTCTCAAACGGATTGTCATAAGAGATTACGTTTCGAACCTTCCTTCGTACATCGCCGCAGCAGACGTGACGATTGCGATGGGTGGATACAATACCACTTCTGAAATTCTTGCGCTGGACGCGCCCGCGATTCTCGTGCCTCGTATCTGGCGCTCCGGTGAGCATAGAAATCCAAAGAAATATTCAGGGCGTCAGGATGCGGAGCAACTGGTCCGTACGCAAGCTCTTGCACAGATCGGTCTCGTTGAATCCATTCATCCGGACCAGCTCAATCCCGAAAATCTGGCTGCGCGAATTGCAAACTTCTTGCACAATCCGAGAAAGACCCGTGGATCTCTGCTCAAACTGAATGGTCTGGAAGAAGTTTGTGACCAGATACTATCCCAGGCTGAAATTCAACACGAAAGAAGAGAAGTCCGTGGGTAGACTGAAGGTTGGTTATGTGCTGAGAAAATTTCCCGTTCTGTCGGAAACTTTCATCTTGAACGAAATTCTTGCACTGGAAGCGCAGGGTATTTCGGTTACGATCTTTTCTATGTACCATTCCAATCCTCCACGGTTTCACGAAGATCTTCCAAAACTCAAAGCGACGGTTTATTACATTCCGGAGATTTTGGAACCGGCTAACTGCATGAAGTACGCCTCCCAGGCGGCTCGAAGATTTGGAAAGAAATTTACCAGCGCGTTGCGGTCGGTTCTTATTAAAGCAAATCCCTCTCTTTTATGGCGTTTCCTGCAAAGCACATATGTTGCCGATAAAGCAGCCCAACTGCGGCTGAGTCACCTGCACGCGCATTTCGCGAGCAGAGCTTCTACGGTAGCGCAGCTGGCAGCCAGGATGAGCGGAATACCCTATAGCTTTACCGCACATGCTTTCGATATCTTCTCCCACAATGTAAAGAGGAAGGTACTGGCCGACAAAATGGGAAACGCCAAATTTGTGGTTACCGTTAGCGACTTTAACAAAAAGTATTTGGAAAGCGCGGTGAACGGCGCTTCTTCACGCTTATCTCGAATCTACAACGGCATCGATATGACTCGTTATTCTCCGAATGATGAAGTCCCCGCCGGGCCTTTTTCCATAGTGTCCGTGGGCCGGCTTGTTGAGAAGAAAGGCCATTATCTTTTGATTGAAGCATGCGCTCACCTGAAGCAGAAAGGCATCGATTTCGTTTGTCAGATCGTTGGTACCGGACGCTTGAGGTTGGATCTGCAGGCTCTGATTGAAAAATCAGGCCTGAAGGAACAGGTGCGTCTATTGGGAACTCATACTCAATTGGAAGTTGTAGCGCGATACCGCGCAGCCCACATTTTTGTGCTGCCGTGCCGGGTGGATTCGGAAGGGAACCGTGATGGGTTGCCGGTCGCGATTGTGGAAGCGCTGGCTTGCGGGCTACCTGTAGTCACCACTCCCACTACCGGAATACCCGAAGTCATCAAGCATGGCGTCAATGGACTTCTGATTCCGGATAACGATGTGATTGCGTTAGTGGAGGCGATCGAATCGTTAATCCAAAATCCCTCTTTTTATCATCAGCTTCGAAGTAATGCCCGGGAGTCTGTCCTGCGAAACTTTGACATACGTAAGACAGTTCTTGCCATACAAAAGCTGTTGGATCCGCAAAGGTTGATTCATGAAGATTTGTTTTCTTAGCGCTGATCGCGGAATTACCTTTTCCAAACACAACGGCGCAACTGCGCATGTTCGCAGTCTTGCGACCACTTTTGCAAAACTCGGTCACGAAGTAACTGTGGTAACGCCATCGGAAGGCGGATCCGATCTTGGTCTTCCGATAATCCGAATTCCAACGCCTCAGATTCTGGATGTACTGCTGACAAACACCGTGCGTTACGGCTCTGCTGCTGATCCAAAGAGCGCGGAGCAAACAGGCAAACGGATGATTCATGCGCTCGGTCACGTCTGGAACAATGTCGAGGTCGAATGTACTCTAAGCGAGCTGTTTTCCGGGAATCAATTCGATTTCCTTTTCGAAGTTTACAGCCCGTTCGGCATTGCAGGTGGAATCATAGCCGGAAAATTCGGTGTTCCTCACATCCTGAACGTCCATGCTCCTCTCGCATGGGAAGGAATTCACTACCGGAAGCAGGCGCTGGCCGAAGCGGCTGTTGCAACGGAAGAAATCGCATTTCAATATGCGCAACTAATCATTACGAATTCGAGAGAAATGCGAAGTGATTTGATTGGCGCTGGAGTTCCCGCTGAAAAAATCAGAGTTGTGCCGAATGGCGTTGACACTGAATTGTTCGCGCCTGAAGGGGTTACGTACAGGGATAGTTTGTCGGGAAAAGTGACGCTTGGTTTTGTTGGAAGCTTGAAAGCATGGCATGGTATCGAAGTGATGATAGAAGCTTTTCGCCAACTCGTTCCGGATCCACGAATTCATCTCCTGGTGGTCGGAGACGGACCACTGCTGAAAACTCTTCAAAAGTTATCGAAGGAATTTCCTGGCCGAATAACTTTGACAGGCGCAGTTCCCATGGTTGAGGTGCCCTCTTACGTTCGAGCCATGGAC
This genomic interval from bacterium contains the following:
- a CDS encoding glycosyltransferase family 4 protein, with product MTRYYPRLKFNTKEEKSVGRLKVGYVLRKFPVLSETFILNEILALEAQGISVTIFSMYHSNPPRFHEDLPKLKATVYYIPEILEPANCMKYASQAARRFGKKFTSALRSVLIKANPSLLWRFLQSTYVADKAAQLRLSHLHAHFASRASTVAQLAARMSGIPYSFTAHAFDIFSHNVKRKVLADKMGNAKFVVTVSDFNKKYLESAVNGASSRLSRIYNGIDMTRYSPNDEVPAGPFSIVSVGRLVEKKGHYLLIEACAHLKQKGIDFVCQIVGTGRLRLDLQALIEKSGLKEQVRLLGTHTQLEVVARYRAAHIFVLPCRVDSEGNRDGLPVAIVEALACGLPVVTTPTTGIPEVIKHGVNGLLIPDNDVIALVEAIESLIQNPSFYHQLRSNARESVLRNFDIRKTVLAIQKLLDPQRLIHEDLFS
- a CDS encoding glycosyltransferase family 4 protein; this translates as MKICFLSADRGITFSKHNGATAHVRSLATTFAKLGHEVTVVTPSEGGSDLGLPIIRIPTPQILDVLLTNTVRYGSAADPKSAEQTGKRMIHALGHVWNNVEVECTLSELFSGNQFDFLFEVYSPFGIAGGIIAGKFGVPHILNVHAPLAWEGIHYRKQALAEAAVATEEIAFQYAQLIITNSREMRSDLIGAGVPAEKIRVVPNGVDTELFAPEGVTYRDSLSGKVTLGFVGSLKAWHGIEVMIEAFRQLVPDPRIHLLVVGDGPLLKTLQKLSKEFPGRITLTGAVPMVEVPSYVRAMDITLAPYPPLERFYFSPLKILEYMAAGKAVVASNIGQIHEMIRDGEDGLLVPAGDATALAETIRSLVKDREMRNLLGWKARRSACRQHTWLQRAGEVITLAQTIHRP